The following are from one region of the Pseudodesulfovibrio piezophilus C1TLV30 genome:
- a CDS encoding rhodanese-related (seleno)protein, protein MKRITRGLAIGAALLCLVWGISVSAGPGFVGDRVPRMTGTELLSRLDSDEVIIIDVRRGKDFDGSEKMIRNSVRKPYNDVDAWATSMDRDKTFVLYCAUPNEYTSARVAQALMKKGFSKVYALKGGWNDWLDAGYPTDMK, encoded by the coding sequence ATGAAAAGAATAACAAGAGGGTTAGCCATTGGAGCAGCCCTTCTTTGTCTTGTGTGGGGGATTTCGGTTTCGGCTGGGCCTGGTTTCGTCGGGGATAGAGTTCCGCGTATGACCGGAACAGAGTTGTTGTCACGCCTGGATTCAGATGAAGTCATTATCATTGATGTTCGCCGTGGAAAGGATTTTGACGGAAGTGAAAAAATGATCAGGAACAGTGTCAGAAAGCCGTATAATGATGTTGATGCATGGGCTACCTCTATGGATCGGGACAAGACGTTTGTTCTGTATTGCGCCTGACCCAATGAGTATACCAGTGCTCGGGTGGCACAGGCACTCATGAAAAAGGGATTCAGCAAGGTCTATGCTCTCAAGGGGGGATGGAACGATTGGTTGGACGCAGGATACCCCACTGATATGAAATGA
- the purM gene encoding phosphoribosylformylglycinamidine cyclo-ligase, with protein sequence MSDSAKRSKAYTAAGVDIEAGNQFVSRIKDMVKSTFTPGVATDIGGFGGLFKPDVAGMEAPMLVAGADGVGTKLKLAFMFDRHDTVGIDLVAMSVNDVLVQGAAPLFFLDYFATGKLESGVAEQVVSGVCEGCRQSDCALLGGETAEMPGFYPDGEYDLSGFAVGMVDSPKLVSGKDVSPGDVLIGLASTGAHSNGWSLIRKILTQSGLKNDDIFPGTDATVADVLIEPTKIYVKPVLELMKTLPIKGMVHVTGGGFYDNVPRILPEDTAASVEFGSWPMLPIFDWLKNEGDLSWPEMLQIFNCGIGYILICDCDSAESALEILDARDDVDAYRIGEIVKREPAAEQVEIVFP encoded by the coding sequence ATGAGCGACAGCGCCAAACGTTCCAAGGCATATACCGCAGCTGGTGTGGATATCGAAGCTGGCAATCAATTCGTCAGTCGGATCAAGGATATGGTGAAGTCCACCTTCACGCCTGGTGTGGCGACTGATATTGGTGGCTTCGGAGGACTGTTCAAGCCTGATGTGGCTGGAATGGAGGCTCCCATGCTGGTGGCCGGGGCAGATGGTGTGGGGACCAAGCTCAAGTTGGCCTTCATGTTTGACCGGCATGACACTGTGGGGATTGATCTGGTTGCCATGTCCGTGAATGATGTTTTGGTGCAGGGTGCGGCTCCTCTTTTCTTTCTCGATTATTTTGCCACGGGAAAGCTCGAATCCGGTGTTGCCGAGCAGGTTGTCTCCGGTGTCTGTGAAGGGTGTCGCCAGTCTGATTGTGCCTTGTTGGGAGGAGAAACCGCAGAAATGCCAGGTTTTTATCCCGATGGAGAATATGATCTTTCCGGGTTTGCTGTGGGGATGGTCGATTCCCCCAAGCTTGTTTCGGGTAAAGATGTTTCTCCGGGCGATGTCCTTATCGGTCTTGCTTCAACTGGTGCGCATTCAAACGGCTGGTCGCTTATTCGCAAAATTCTGACGCAATCCGGTCTCAAGAATGATGATATTTTCCCCGGAACGGATGCGACCGTGGCTGATGTCCTTATCGAGCCCACGAAAATATACGTCAAACCGGTCCTTGAGCTTATGAAGACCCTGCCCATTAAAGGCATGGTTCATGTGACCGGAGGTGGTTTTTACGACAACGTTCCCCGTATCCTGCCCGAAGACACAGCCGCTTCAGTGGAGTTCGGCTCTTGGCCGATGCTGCCCATTTTTGACTGGCTCAAGAATGAAGGGGATCTCTCCTGGCCGGAAATGCTCCAGATCTTCAACTGCGGTATCGGGTATATTCTGATTTGCGATTGTGACTCCGCCGAATCCGCGCTGGAGATACTTGATGCTCGTGATGATGTGGACGCATATCGCATCGGTGAGATCGTCAAGCGCGAACCTGCGGCTGAGCAGGTGGAAATAGTTTTTCCCTAA
- the amrS gene encoding AmmeMemoRadiSam system radical SAM enzyme, giving the protein MHEARLWKPLRKPLVQCQLCNHFCLIKPDMRGRCGVRENIDGTLYTLNYGRVAAVNLDPIEKKPLYHFQPGTQTYSFATMGCNLSCSFCQNWSISQPPRVDGTLEGQPRSPEMLVREALRLNASSIAYTYTEPTVFFELMHDTAQLARNNKLKNVMVSNGYMSRKCLDALGPDIDAINVDLKCFTEDFYQDLSGAALAPVLENLRYIKNELKWWLEVTTLLIPGKNDSAHELNALTDFLVSELGPETPWHISRFHPDYKMGRTPATSRDSLDMAYEIGCQKGLKYIYIGNMPGLDRQHTHCPGCGHRVITRSGFGVALTELEHGTCSQCGKKIHGINL; this is encoded by the coding sequence ATGCATGAAGCCCGGCTGTGGAAACCACTTCGAAAGCCCCTTGTCCAGTGTCAACTCTGCAATCATTTTTGTCTCATCAAACCAGACATGCGCGGTCGATGTGGAGTTCGGGAAAACATTGACGGCACTCTCTACACCTTGAATTATGGAAGAGTCGCGGCGGTGAATCTTGACCCGATCGAAAAAAAACCGCTCTATCATTTCCAGCCGGGTACACAAACCTATTCCTTTGCAACCATGGGGTGCAATCTAAGCTGCTCATTCTGCCAGAACTGGTCCATTTCCCAACCTCCACGAGTTGATGGAACTCTTGAAGGTCAGCCAAGGAGTCCCGAGATGCTGGTCAGGGAAGCTCTCCGCCTCAATGCATCATCCATTGCCTACACCTATACTGAGCCAACCGTATTTTTCGAATTGATGCACGATACTGCCCAGCTTGCTAGAAATAATAAATTAAAAAACGTTATGGTTTCAAATGGATACATGAGTCGCAAATGTCTTGATGCGCTCGGCCCTGATATAGATGCCATCAACGTGGACCTCAAATGTTTTACAGAAGATTTTTATCAGGATCTTTCCGGCGCGGCCCTGGCTCCGGTTCTTGAAAATCTTCGGTATATCAAGAACGAATTGAAATGGTGGTTGGAAGTCACCACACTGCTTATCCCCGGAAAAAATGATTCAGCCCACGAACTCAATGCCCTGACGGACTTTCTTGTTTCGGAATTGGGACCGGAAACACCCTGGCATATATCACGGTTTCACCCGGATTATAAGATGGGCCGAACACCGGCAACATCTCGCGACAGCCTGGACATGGCCTATGAAATTGGTTGTCAAAAAGGGCTCAAATATATCTATATCGGCAATATGCCGGGTCTCGACAGGCAGCACACGCACTGCCCCGGTTGCGGTCATCGGGTGATCACCCGCTCAGGCTTCGGTGTGGCCCTGACAGAACTGGAGCATGGGACGTGCTCTCAGTGCGGTAAAAAGATCCATGGTATAAATTTATGA
- a CDS encoding SLC13 family permease encodes MLRNISRPAIFALLTLCLGILAGYATRTAGSQVQLTGIAVTLLICCWGFRLTAEGTAAMLFFLFLAVGHVIEPRSIFGGFSSPAFWLIFSGLIIGKAIKVSGLSDRLAYIFQGKGTGSYASVLARVVMAAVLFAFVVPSALGRIIILLPMLEAVAHNYGFKKEDTGFIGIMLAGVLGTYYPGFTILPSNLPNIIMAGSAETIYGITIGYMDYFLLHFPILGAGKALLLWLFILKAFPATLTAQGQERPPQAWQPAERIALVVLAAALILWMLDSIHGISPGWISLGAALIFLLLPKWFGTELFSGVKFDTLLFVACAIGVGEIIEVSGLGAFASTSLLHIVPLDGAGPAKSVPVILTMFMGTGLMTLMPSIPSVFVPLADGIAQASGLPLKSLLMLLVPAFSSFLLPYQAPPLIVTMHYGGITYRTMAKVTLSIFLFTLLIIFPLDLLWWKLLGVPLH; translated from the coding sequence ATGTTACGAAATATCTCCCGGCCCGCGATTTTTGCATTGTTGACACTTTGTCTGGGAATCCTGGCCGGGTACGCGACCAGAACAGCCGGGTCTCAAGTCCAATTGACGGGCATCGCAGTGACTTTGTTGATCTGCTGCTGGGGGTTCCGACTGACGGCAGAAGGAACGGCAGCCATGCTCTTCTTCCTGTTTCTCGCAGTGGGCCATGTCATTGAACCTCGCTCTATCTTCGGGGGCTTTTCCTCCCCTGCTTTCTGGTTGATCTTCTCGGGTCTGATCATAGGGAAAGCGATCAAGGTTTCCGGCTTGAGCGATCGGCTCGCTTACATATTTCAGGGGAAAGGCACAGGTTCATATGCTTCGGTCTTGGCTCGCGTGGTCATGGCCGCGGTCCTCTTCGCCTTCGTGGTCCCCTCTGCACTGGGGAGGATCATTATCCTCCTGCCTATGCTTGAAGCTGTAGCCCACAATTACGGATTCAAAAAAGAGGATACCGGATTCATCGGGATCATGCTGGCTGGTGTTCTCGGCACCTATTATCCGGGCTTCACCATCCTGCCGTCCAACCTCCCCAATATCATCATGGCCGGCTCTGCCGAAACCATCTACGGCATCACCATCGGCTACATGGATTATTTCCTTTTACATTTCCCGATTCTGGGCGCGGGCAAGGCTCTTCTTCTGTGGCTGTTCATACTCAAGGCTTTCCCGGCCACATTGACAGCGCAGGGGCAGGAACGCCCCCCCCAAGCGTGGCAACCGGCTGAACGAATTGCCCTTGTTGTTCTGGCTGCCGCCCTGATTCTCTGGATGCTCGACTCTATCCATGGTATTTCACCGGGCTGGATCAGCCTTGGTGCGGCATTGATCTTCCTCCTCCTGCCCAAATGGTTCGGCACGGAACTGTTCTCGGGCGTCAAGTTTGACACTCTGCTTTTCGTTGCCTGCGCTATCGGCGTGGGAGAAATAATTGAGGTTTCCGGGCTTGGAGCCTTTGCTTCCACCAGCCTCCTGCACATTGTCCCGCTTGACGGAGCAGGACCGGCCAAATCAGTCCCGGTGATTCTGACCATGTTCATGGGAACAGGACTCATGACCCTGATGCCAAGCATTCCATCCGTCTTCGTCCCATTGGCAGACGGTATCGCACAGGCCAGCGGGCTGCCTTTGAAATCTCTCCTAATGCTACTCGTCCCTGCCTTTTCATCCTTTCTTCTCCCATACCAAGCCCCTCCCCTCATCGTGACCATGCATTATGGCGGCATCACCTACCGAACCATGGCCAAGGTCACCCTCAGCATTTTCCTCTTCACTCTTCTGATCATCTTCCCCCTTGATCTGCTCTGGTGGAAACTGCTGGGCGTTCCTTTACACTAG
- a CDS encoding DsrE family protein — MYCLYAFNGDLMCFVHVLLNGLDMQERGKDVAIVLEGAAVTLVPELEKVSCPFHALYNKAKTTGLIDGVCKACSAKLGVLDAVNEAGLVLLDDMSGHPSMAAYTEKGYTIITF, encoded by the coding sequence ATGTATTGCCTCTATGCGTTCAATGGAGACTTGATGTGCTTTGTCCATGTTCTGCTCAATGGGCTGGATATGCAGGAACGGGGGAAGGATGTCGCTATCGTCCTTGAGGGGGCTGCGGTCACTCTGGTCCCTGAACTGGAAAAAGTGAGCTGTCCTTTCCATGCTCTCTATAATAAGGCCAAAACAACGGGCCTGATTGACGGAGTCTGCAAAGCATGTTCGGCAAAACTCGGTGTGCTTGATGCAGTCAATGAAGCCGGGCTGGTCCTGCTTGATGACATGTCAGGGCACCCCTCCATGGCGGCTTATACCGAAAAGGGATACACAATCATCACCTTTTAA
- a CDS encoding sodium-dependent transporter, with the protein MAQREQWGSRAGFVLAAVGSAIGLGNIWRFPYMAYENGGGAFLIPYIFALLTAGIPFMILEFGMGHKFRGSAPKVFSRIGTKWEWLGWMQVLVALVISIYYVAVIGWTINYTGFAVNQAWGSDPKGFFFGEYLGLTGSPLELGGIRWPILGACTMAWAITWLACTSGIRKGIERACKVLIPLLFVLVLVLIFRVVNLPGAATGLDYLFNPDFSKLADFSVWADAYGQIFFSLSVGFAIMLAYSSYLPKEADINNNAAITVFMNCGFSMLAGIMIFAVLGNMAHATGQAVNDVAGAGVGLAFITIPAAINTMPAPVFFGTLFFVCLTMAGVSSHISIVEAVCSSFIDKFGWSRKKTTTLVCSFGFAMTVIFTTGGGLLILDIVDHFINNLCILGLALLEIVLMSYIVGLEDIRNHVNASSDFTVGNAWMLCLKLVTVAVLGYTFIMNIVTDYGTPYGGYATKDLLALGWSILPIAFVMSLALNRKQAVPGFIGKK; encoded by the coding sequence ATGGCTCAACGTGAACAATGGGGTTCCCGTGCCGGCTTTGTGCTGGCAGCGGTCGGCTCCGCCATCGGATTAGGAAACATCTGGCGTTTCCCATACATGGCCTATGAAAATGGCGGAGGCGCTTTTCTCATTCCTTACATTTTCGCCCTGCTCACAGCAGGCATTCCCTTCATGATCCTTGAATTCGGCATGGGGCACAAATTCCGTGGCTCCGCGCCCAAAGTTTTCAGTCGAATCGGCACCAAGTGGGAATGGCTTGGTTGGATGCAGGTTCTGGTGGCTCTGGTCATTTCCATATATTATGTGGCGGTTATCGGCTGGACCATCAACTACACCGGTTTTGCGGTCAACCAGGCATGGGGAAGTGATCCCAAGGGATTTTTCTTCGGTGAATATCTCGGTCTGACAGGTTCTCCGCTGGAATTGGGCGGCATCCGCTGGCCTATCCTCGGGGCATGCACCATGGCCTGGGCCATCACCTGGCTTGCATGTACTTCCGGTATACGCAAAGGCATTGAACGAGCCTGCAAGGTGCTCATTCCATTGCTCTTCGTCCTCGTGCTGGTGCTCATATTCCGTGTCGTGAACCTGCCCGGCGCAGCCACTGGTCTCGACTATCTTTTCAACCCCGATTTCAGCAAGCTGGCTGACTTCTCTGTCTGGGCCGATGCCTATGGCCAGATATTCTTCTCCCTGTCGGTCGGATTCGCCATCATGCTGGCCTACTCCAGCTATCTGCCCAAGGAAGCGGATATCAACAACAACGCAGCCATTACCGTCTTCATGAACTGTGGTTTCTCCATGCTCGCAGGCATCATGATCTTCGCGGTGCTCGGCAATATGGCCCACGCCACAGGACAGGCTGTCAATGACGTGGCCGGAGCCGGTGTCGGTCTTGCCTTCATTACCATTCCGGCAGCTATCAACACCATGCCCGCACCCGTATTCTTCGGCACTTTGTTCTTCGTTTGCCTGACCATGGCCGGCGTCAGCTCCCACATCTCCATTGTGGAAGCCGTCTGCTCTTCCTTTATCGACAAATTCGGCTGGAGCCGTAAAAAGACCACAACGCTGGTCTGTTCCTTCGGCTTTGCCATGACCGTCATTTTCACGACTGGCGGCGGCCTGCTCATTCTCGATATTGTTGACCACTTCATCAACAACCTCTGCATTCTGGGCCTGGCCTTGTTGGAAATCGTCCTGATGAGCTATATTGTCGGGCTTGAGGACATCCGTAACCATGTCAATGCATCTTCCGATTTCACGGTGGGCAATGCATGGATGCTCTGCCTCAAACTGGTGACCGTCGCCGTTCTCGGCTACACGTTCATCATGAATATAGTGACCGACTACGGCACTCCGTATGGCGGGTATGCCACCAAAGACCTTCTGGCCCTTGGCTGGTCCATCCTGCCCATTGCGTTTGTCATGTCCTTAGCCCTGAACAGGAAGCAGGCAGTACCCGGCTTCATCGGCAAAAAATAG
- a CDS encoding methionine/alanine import family NSS transporter small subunit, whose translation MSTSAIIMMVVGLGVTWGGAAFCIRLAISKQND comes from the coding sequence ATGTCCACATCCGCAATCATCATGATGGTCGTCGGTCTGGGTGTTACATGGGGAGGCGCAGCATTCTGCATTCGCCTCGCCATCAGCAAACAAAACGATTAA